In Paludibaculum fermentans, the genomic stretch GGCTGGCGCCGAGCAGGGTTTCCTCGCGCTCAATGCGGCGCAGGACCTCCAGCAGGAACGCCCGGCGGACCGGATCGCGCCAACGGGCTTCCAGGTCGGGTGCAATGTAGGCGGGACCTTCGACCCCGAAGATCTGGGGCTCGACGAAGCCGCCGTGCTCGATCTCAGTGCGCAGTTCGGCCGGCAGGTGGTAGTGGGCGGAGGTGAAGTAAGACGGGTCGCCCGAGTCGTTTTCGTGAATCCCGGAGTCGATTGTTTTCAACAGGATCGGCTGGAACAAGGGATCGTCGATGAAGCCGCGGTTGAGGCCGTCGAGGAAGGCCGTGAAGCGGCCGATGGCGGCAGCGGCCAGGATGCCTCCGCGCTTCAGGACGCGGCGGGCCTCCAGCAAAGCGGAGTGCCGGGCGGAGGGTTCGGCCAGGTGGTAGAGCGGCCCCATTAAGAGGATAGCGTCGGCCTGGT encodes the following:
- a CDS encoding class I SAM-dependent methyltransferase, which codes for MLDPAVFEFYDLYDEDARLTTPAGKFEFARTLDILARHLPPPPARILDIGGATGPYSEALAAQGYETHLLDPIPRHIEIAAQRTGIASVTRGDARRLPWSGNQADAILLMGPLYHLAEPSARHSALLEARRVLKRGGILAAAAIGRFTAFLDGLNRGFIDDPLFQPILLKTIDSGIHENDSGDPSYFTSAHYHLPAELRTEIEHGGFVEPQIFGVEGPAYIAPDLEARWRDPVRRAFLLEVLRRIEREETLLGASQHLLAIARKP